The Macaca fascicularis isolate 582-1 chromosome 12, T2T-MFA8v1.1 genome has a segment encoding these proteins:
- the DNAJB2 gene encoding dnaJ homolog subfamily B member 2 isoform X1, with protein MASYYEILDVPRSASADDIKKAYRRKALQWHPDKNPDNKEFAEKKFKEVAEAYEVLSDKHKREIYDRYGREGLTGTGTGPSRAEAGSGGPGFTFTFRSPEEVFREFFGSGDPFAELFDDLGPFSELQNRGSRHSGPFFTFSSSFPGHSDFSSSSFSFSPGAGAFRSVSTSTTFVQGRRITTRRIMENGQERVEVEEDGQLKSVTINGVPDDLALGLELSRREQQPSVTSRSGGTQVQQTPASCPLDSDLSEDEDLQLAMAYSLSEMEAAGKKPAGGREAQHRRQGRPKAQHQDPGLGGTQEGARGEATKRSPSPEEKASRCLIL; from the exons ATGGCATCCTACTACGAGATCCTAGACGTGCCGCGAAGTGCGTCTGCTGATGACATCAAGAAGGC GTATCGGCGCAAGGCTCTCCAGTGGCACCCAGACAAAAACCCAGATAATAAAGAATTTGCCGAGAAGAAATTTAAGGAGGTGGCGGAGGCATATGAAGTGCTGTCTGACA AGCACAAGCGGGAGATTTACGACCGCTACGGCCGGGAAGGGCTGACGGGGACAG GAACTGGCCCATCTCGGGCAGAAGCTGGCAGCGGTGGGCCTGGCTTCACCTTCACCTTCCGAAGCCCTGAGGAGGTTTTCCGGGAATTCTTCGGGAGTGGAGACCCTTTTGCAGAGCTCTTTG ATGACCTGGGCCCCTTCTCAGAGCTTCAGAACCGGGGTTCCCGACACTCAGGCCCTTTCTttaccttctcttcctccttccctgggcACTCTG ATTTCTCCTCCTCATCTTTCTCCTTCAGTCCCGGGGCTGGTGCTTTTCGCTCTGTTTCTACGTCCACCACCTTTGTCCAAGGACGCCGCATCACCACACGCAG AATCATGGAGAACGGGCAGGAGCGGGTGGAAGTGGAGGAGGATGGGCAGCTGAAGTCAGTCACAATCAATG GTGTCCCAGATGACCTGGCACTGGGCTTGGAGCTTAGCCGTCGCGAGCAGCAGCCGTCAGTCACTTCCAGGTCTGGGGGCACTCAGGTCCAGCAGACCCCTGCCTCATGTCCCTTGGACAGCGACCTCTCTGAGGATGAGGACCTGCAGCTGGCCATGGCCTACAGCCTGTCAGAGATGGAGGCAGCTGGGAAGAAACCCGCAGGTGGGCGGGAGGCACAGCACCGACGGCAGGGGCGGCCCAAGGCCCAGCACCAAGATCCAGGcttgggagggacccaggagggTGCGAGGGGTGAAGCAACCAAACGCAGCCCATCCCCAGAGGAGAAGGCCTCTCGCTGCCTCATCCTCTGA
- the DNAJB2 gene encoding dnaJ homolog subfamily B member 2 isoform X2: protein MASYYEILDVPRSASADDIKKAYRRKALQWHPDKNPDNKEFAEKKFKEVAEAYEVLSDKHKREIYDRYGREGLTGTGTGPSRAEAGSGGPGFTFTFRSPEEVFREFFGSGDPFAELFDDLGPFSELQNRGSRHSGPFFTFSSSFPGHSDFSSSSFSFSPGAGAFRSVSTSTTFVQGRRITTRRIMENGQERVEVEEDGQLKSVTINGVPDDLALGLELSRREQQPSVTSRSGGTQVQQTPASCPLDSDLSEDEDLQLAMAYSLSEMEAAGKKPADVF, encoded by the exons ATGGCATCCTACTACGAGATCCTAGACGTGCCGCGAAGTGCGTCTGCTGATGACATCAAGAAGGC GTATCGGCGCAAGGCTCTCCAGTGGCACCCAGACAAAAACCCAGATAATAAAGAATTTGCCGAGAAGAAATTTAAGGAGGTGGCGGAGGCATATGAAGTGCTGTCTGACA AGCACAAGCGGGAGATTTACGACCGCTACGGCCGGGAAGGGCTGACGGGGACAG GAACTGGCCCATCTCGGGCAGAAGCTGGCAGCGGTGGGCCTGGCTTCACCTTCACCTTCCGAAGCCCTGAGGAGGTTTTCCGGGAATTCTTCGGGAGTGGAGACCCTTTTGCAGAGCTCTTTG ATGACCTGGGCCCCTTCTCAGAGCTTCAGAACCGGGGTTCCCGACACTCAGGCCCTTTCTttaccttctcttcctccttccctgggcACTCTG ATTTCTCCTCCTCATCTTTCTCCTTCAGTCCCGGGGCTGGTGCTTTTCGCTCTGTTTCTACGTCCACCACCTTTGTCCAAGGACGCCGCATCACCACACGCAG AATCATGGAGAACGGGCAGGAGCGGGTGGAAGTGGAGGAGGATGGGCAGCTGAAGTCAGTCACAATCAATG GTGTCCCAGATGACCTGGCACTGGGCTTGGAGCTTAGCCGTCGCGAGCAGCAGCCGTCAGTCACTTCCAGGTCTGGGGGCACTCAGGTCCAGCAGACCCCTGCCTCATGTCCCTTGGACAGCGACCTCTCTGAGGATGAGGACCTGCAGCTGGCCATGGCCTACAGCCTGTCAGAGATGGAGGCAGCTGGGAAGAAACCCGCAG ATGTGTTCTGA